From Streptomyces sp. TLI_053, a single genomic window includes:
- a CDS encoding aldolase, with protein MAETLTTAKADLVDLAQRRMRTAIPDNDWTTRQKLALTCRILFEAGHDSGLAGQITARAERPGTYYTQRLGLGFDEITEENLLLVDEDLEVLEGDGMANPANRFHSWVYRARPDVTCIIHTHPPHISALSMLETPLVVSHMDLTPLYEDCAFLESWPGIPVGNEEGEIITAALGDKRALLLAHHGMLVATAGVEESCTLAVLFERAARLQLLASAAGRIREIPAPLAREAHDWTSTAKRSQANFAYYARRALRAGHGDALGTGTAGTTSEGGA; from the coding sequence ATGGCCGAGACCCTGACCACCGCCAAGGCGGACCTGGTCGACCTCGCGCAGCGCAGGATGCGCACCGCGATCCCCGACAACGACTGGACCACCCGTCAGAAGCTGGCCCTCACCTGCCGCATCCTCTTCGAGGCCGGCCACGACTCCGGCCTGGCCGGCCAGATCACCGCCCGCGCCGAACGGCCGGGCACCTACTACACCCAGCGGCTCGGCCTCGGCTTCGACGAGATCACCGAGGAGAACCTCCTCCTGGTCGACGAGGACCTCGAGGTCCTGGAGGGCGACGGCATGGCCAACCCCGCCAACCGCTTCCACAGTTGGGTCTACCGGGCCCGCCCCGACGTCACCTGCATCATCCACACCCACCCGCCGCACATCTCCGCCCTGTCGATGCTGGAGACGCCCCTGGTCGTCTCGCACATGGACCTCACCCCGCTCTACGAGGACTGCGCCTTCCTGGAGTCCTGGCCCGGCATCCCGGTCGGCAACGAGGAGGGGGAGATCATCACCGCCGCGCTCGGCGACAAGCGGGCCCTGCTGCTCGCCCACCACGGCATGCTGGTCGCCACGGCCGGCGTGGAGGAGTCCTGCACCCTCGCCGTGCTCTTCGAGCGGGCCGCCCGGCTCCAGTTGCTGGCCTCCGCGGCCGGCCGGATCCGGGAGATACCCGCGCCGCTCGCCCGGGAGGCCCACGACTGGACCTCCACCGCCAAGCGCAGCCAGGCCAACTTCGCCTACTACGCCCGGCGCGCCCTGCGGGCCGGGCACGGCGACGCGCTCGGCACCGGCACCGCCGGCACGACCTCCGAGGGTGGTGCCTGA